A stretch of the Ananas comosus cultivar F153 linkage group 14, ASM154086v1, whole genome shotgun sequence genome encodes the following:
- the LOC109720664 gene encoding protein trichome birefringence-like 19 — translation MPLCHTLVLSSFHALCNTCLINFSLSPMKSNELFYTKIMRRTQENTTGIVLVLIFSSVVLTIVPVYFFPLWKRSSSSSSTTATSSPLPLPSPPPSVRSATMRSGAKCDIFSGEWVPNPKAPYYTNGTCWAIHDHQNCMKFGRPDDGFMKWRWRPDGCELPVFNPAQFLELVGGKSLAFLGDSVGRNQMQSLMCLLSKVTYVVDISTTSDDKSRRWSYPTHNFTLANFWSPYLVRSVEADPKGPTLTGLFSLYLDEPDSNWTAQIKDFDYVIVSAGHWFFRPTLYHENHRVIGCHYCLNPNVTDLTMYHGYRMAFRTTFQTLLSLAGYKGTTFLRTYAPSHYENGEWDKGGDCLRTRPVGSNETRLEGINLEMYMTQLEEFRSAEREARARGLKFRLIDVTEVMLRRPDGHPSRYGHLPQENVTMYNDCVHWCLPGPIDSWNDFLLQMLKMEGGSRSSSGKFHGSERKLEIK, via the exons ATGCCCTTGTGCCATACGCTAGTGTTAAGCTCATTTCATGCACTTTGTAACActtgtttaattaatttctctctctctccaatgaAGTCTAATGAGCTTTTCTATACAAAAATAATGAGGAGAACTCAAGAGAACACCACTGGAATAGTTCTTGTTCTAATATTCTCCTCAGTTGTTCTCACCATTGTGCCTGTATACTTTTTCCCCTTATGgaaaagaagcagcagcagtagtagtaCTACTGCAACTTCATCACCTCTTCCCCTGCCATCTCCTCCGCCTTCCGTGAGGAGCGCGACGATGCGCAGCGGTGCGAAATGCGACATCTTCAGCGGGGAGTGGGTTCCGAACCCGAAGGCGCCGTACTACACGAACGGGACGTGCTGGGCGATCCACGACCACCAGAACTGCATGAAGTTCGGGCGGCCCGACGACGGGTTCATGAAGTGGCGGTGGAGGCCCGACGGGTGCGAGCTGCCGGTCTTCAACCCCGCGCAGTTCCTCGAGCTCGTCGGCGGCAAGTCCCTGGCGTTTCTGGGGGACTCGGTGGGGAGGAACCAAATGCAATCCTTGATGTGCCTCCTCTCTAAG GTAACATATGTAGTGGATATCTCCACTACATCGGACGACAAGTCGCGGCGGTGGTCATACCCGACCCACAACTTCACCCTAGCCAACTTCTGGTCCCCTTACCTGGTTCGGTCCGTAGAAGCGGACCCGAAGGGCCCGACCCTGACCGGCCTCTTCAGCCTCTACCTGGACGAGCCCGATTCTAACTGGACGGCCCAGATCAAAGATTTCGACTACGTGATCGTGTCCGCGGGCCACTGGTTCTTTCGCCCGACCTTGTATCACGAGAACCATCGGGTTATTGGGTGCCACTATTGTCTCAACCCGAATGTGACCGACTTAACCATGTACCACGGCTACAGAATGGCCTTCAGGACAACGTTTCAAACCTTGCTCAGTTTGGCGGGCTACAAAGGCACGACATTTCTGCGGACGTACGCGCCGTCGCACTACGAGAACGGCGAGTGGGACAAGGGCGGGGACTGCCTGCGCACGCGGCCGGTCGGGAGCAACGAGACGCGGCTCGAGGGGATCAATTTGGAGATGTACATGACGCAATTGGAGGAGTTCAGGAGTGCGGAGAGGGAGGCCCGGGCGAGAGGGCTCAAGTTCCGGTTGATAGATGTCACTGAGGTGATGTTGCGGAGGCCCGACGGGCACCCGAGCCGGTACGGGCACCTCCCGCAGGAGAATGTTACTATGTATAACGATTGCGTGCATTGGTGCCTTCCTGGGCCGATCGATTCGTGGAACGATTTCTTGCTTCAGATGTTAAAGATGGAAGGCGGGAGTCGATCATCTTCTGGGAAGTTCCACGGGAGCGAGAGGAAACTCGAGATCAAATAG